In the genome of Thermodesulfobacteriota bacterium, the window AGTCGTAGCGGCTGACGATGTGGTGGAGGTAGGTATGGGCCTCCCGCCCGACGTTGGGCAGCACAACGGCGCCAGGCAGCGCCCGGCCGCCCTTGTGGTAGACCGAGATGGCCAGGCCCTTGGGAACCCGCCGCAGCCAGCGGAGATCCTCCTGGAAATGCGCCACCACCAATTCAAGACTGGCTGTCATCGTCTGATCTCGGAACATGGTATGCTGCCGTCGGTAGGCCACCGGGGCTGACCGTGCCCCCCTCCGGGCGCGGGGTATTGGCGTCCATGCCGTCCATGCCGTCCATGTCGTCCATCCAGTCCATGGTCGGCCACGGGCGCGGGGTATTGCCGCCGGCCCCCGTACCCAGGGCGTTGCCCTGGGCTGGTATGGTACGGCCCCTGCAGGGCCTGACTGCAAACCGCACCATCATAGCCGATCCGAAGGTGCCACCTTGGGTGATCGGCTAGCCCCCCCTGGGAGGTTTCCATCATGGCCAGCCGTGTCCTTTTCGTCTGCCGGGAAAACGCCAACCGCAGCCAGATGGCCGAGGCCTTCTGCCGCCGGCATGGGGCCGGCCGGGTGGAGGCCGCCAGCGCCGGCTCGCAGCCGGCGGCAGCCATCAACCCCCGGGCGAAGGCCGCCATGGCCGAGAAGGGCTACGACCTCGCCGGCCATTTCCCCAAGCCGCTGTCCGCTGTCGCGGATGACCCCTACGACGCGGTGGTGACCATGGGCTGCGGCGACAGCTGCCCTTTTGTCCGGGCCTTCATCCGGGAGGACTGGGACCTGCCTGACCCCCGGGATCTGGAGCCAGCTGCCTATGCCCAGGTGCGGGACGTCATCGAGGCCCGGGTGCTGGACCTCCTGCAGCGGCTCGCCGGGTCGGGGACGGCGCCATGAGCCAGGTGCGGCTGCTGCGCCGGCTGCTGCTGGTGCAGCTTCTGGCGGCCCTGCTCTTTCTGACCTTGCTGCTGGGCTTTCTGAGCCGAACCTGGTCGGCGGCCCAGGGACGGCTGGTCCAGGAGGACCTGGAGGTCCGGGCCCGGCTGGTAGTCGACACCATCCGCAGTATGCTGCCCGAAGCGGCCGGCCGGCTGCAAGCCTTTGTCCGGGACACCGGCCAGGCCGCCGATACCCGTCTGACCGTGGTTGCTCCGGACGGCACCGTGCTGGCGGACACCTGGGAGGCGCCCGAGCGGATGGAAAGCCATGCCGACCGGGAGGAGGTGGCCCGGGCCCTGGCCGGACAGGTGGCCTTCGCCCGGCGCTACAGCTTCACCCTGCACACCGAGGTGGTGTACCTGGCCATGCCCCTGACCAGGGACGGCCAGGTGCTGGCCGTCCTGCGGGCTGCCCGGCCAGCCCTCCCTCTGGATCACGATCTGACCGCCGTCCGGCTCGTCTTCCTGATCGCCGGCCTGGCCTTCATGCTCCTGGTGGCAGCCGCCACCCTGCTGGCGACCCGCCGCCTGCGCCGGTCTTTGCGCACCCTGGAGGAGGGGGCAGCCCGCTTTGCCGCCGGCGATCTGGCCCTCCCCCTGTCGGTGGTGGAAGAGGAGCTGCAGGGCCTGGCCGCGGCCATGAACCGGATGGCCCAGGAGCTGGCCGGCCGCATCCGCGCCGCCCTCCGGGAAAAAAACGAGCTGGAGGCCCTGTTCGCCAGCATGCTGGAAGGGGTGATCGTCCTGGACCAGGAAGGCCGCATCCAGCGGGTCAACGACGCGGCGATCCGGCTGCTGGGCCTGGACAGCCGGCGGTCCCTGGTGGGCCGGCAGGTGCTGGAGGTGATCCGTCACCGGCAGCTGGAGCGGCTGGCCGGGGAAACCCTGACCCGGGACAGTCCGGTCGCCGGGGAGGTGACCTTGCCGGGTGGCCCCGGCGGCGACCGCTTCCTGGCGGTGCACGGCGTCCATCTCCTGGATGAAGACGGTCTGCCCCGGGGGGGCCTGGTGGTCCTGCACGACGTCAGCCACATCCGCCGCCTGGAGACGGTGCGGCGCGACTTCGTGGCCAACGTCTCCCACGAGCTCAAGACGCCGATCACCTCCATCAAAGGCTTTGTGGAGACCCTCTTGGCCGGCGCCATGGAAGAGCCGG includes:
- a CDS encoding arsenate reductase ArsC, coding for MASRVLFVCRENANRSQMAEAFCRRHGAGRVEAASAGSQPAAAINPRAKAAMAEKGYDLAGHFPKPLSAVADDPYDAVVTMGCGDSCPFVRAFIREDWDLPDPRDLEPAAYAQVRDVIEARVLDLLQRLAGSGTAP
- a CDS encoding ATP-binding protein produces the protein MSQVRLLRRLLLVQLLAALLFLTLLLGFLSRTWSAAQGRLVQEDLEVRARLVVDTIRSMLPEAAGRLQAFVRDTGQAADTRLTVVAPDGTVLADTWEAPERMESHADREEVARALAGQVAFARRYSFTLHTEVVYLAMPLTRDGQVLAVLRAARPALPLDHDLTAVRLVFLIAGLAFMLLVAAATLLATRRLRRSLRTLEEGAARFAAGDLALPLSVVEEELQGLAAAMNRMAQELAGRIRAALREKNELEALFASMLEGVIVLDQEGRIQRVNDAAIRLLGLDSRRSLVGRQVLEVIRHRQLERLAGETLTRDSPVAGEVTLPGGPGGDRFLAVHGVHLLDEDGLPRGGLVVLHDVSHIRRLETVRRDFVANVSHELKTPITSIKGFVETLLAGAMEEPENGRRFLEIVGRQADRLSDIVDDLLVLARLEADAEAGGFTLAPHPLAPVLEAAQAAVSLRTAEKGITVETDCPPDLAARINPPLLEQVVVNLLDNAVKYSGNDTTIWMEAYASGEEVVIAVIDQGPGIAAEHLPRLFERFYRAEKARSRKKGGTGLGLAIVRHIVTAHGGQVKVQSAPGRGSVFSVHLPRVAGIEAAPAGPATGA